The Symphalangus syndactylus isolate Jambi chromosome 3, NHGRI_mSymSyn1-v2.1_pri, whole genome shotgun sequence genome has a segment encoding these proteins:
- the INPP5E gene encoding phosphatidylinositol polyphosphate 5-phosphatase type IV isoform X3, whose protein sequence is MPSKAESLRPSEPAPQPPEGRTLQGQLPGAPLAQRAGSPPDATGSESPALACSTSATPSGEDPPARAAPITPRPPARPRLERALSLDDKGWRRRRFRGSQEDLEARNGTSPSRGSVQSEGPGAPAHSCSPPCLSTSLQEIPKSRGVLGSERESPSSGGNALSGVASSSPNLTHRDAAVAGSSPRLPSLLPPRPPPALSLDIASDSLRTANKVDSDLADYRLRAQPLLVRAHSSLGPSRPRSPLACDDCSLRSAKSSFSLLAPIRSKDVRSRSYLEGSLLASGALLGADELARYFPDRNMALFVATWNMQGQKELPPSLNEFLLPAEADYAQDLYVIGVQEGCSDRREWETRLQETLGPHYVLLSSAAHGVLYMSLFIRRDLIWFCSEVECSTVTTRIVSQIKTKGALGIGFTFFGTSFLFITSHFTSGDGKVAERLLDYARTVQALALPRNVPDTNPYRSSAADVTTRFDEVFWFGDFNFRLSGGRTVVDALLCQGLVVDVPALLQHDQLIREMRKGSIFKGFQEPDIHFLPSYKFDIGKDTYDSTSKQRTPSYTDRVLYRSRHKGDICPVSYSSCPGIKTSDHRPVIPLAAGKFDRELYLLGIKRRISKEIQRQQALQSQNSSTICSVS, encoded by the exons ATGCCGTCCAAGGCGGAGAGCCTGCGGCCCTCGGAGCCGGCCCCGCAGCCGCCGGAAGGGAGGACGCTCCAAGGACAGCTTCCCGGCGCTCCGCTGGCCCAGCGCGCGGGGTCCCCACCCGATGCTACGGGCTCCGAGAGCCCCGCGCTTGCCTGCAGTACTTCGGCCACGCCCAGCGGCGAGGACCCGCCAGCCCGAGCAGCGCCCATCACCCCGCGGCCCCCCGCCAGGCCTCGGCTGGAGCGAGCCCTGTCCCTGGACGAcaagggctggaggaggaggcgTTTTCGAGGCAGCCAGGAGGACCTGGAAGCCCGGAATGGGACCAGTCCCTCCAGGGGCTCAGTGCAGAGCGAGGGCCCCGGGGCCCCCGCCCACAGCTGCTCCCCGCCCTGCCTGAGCACCTCCTTGCAGGAAATCCCGAAGTCCCGCGGGGTCCTGGGCAGTGAGAGAGAGAGCCCGTCCTCGGGGGGTAACGCTCTCTCTGGGGTGGCCAGCAGCTCCCCGAACCTCACGCACAGAGACGCCGCCGTGGCGGGGAGCTCGCCCAGGCTGCCCAGCCTGCTGCCCCCGCGCCCACCGCCTGCCCTGAGCCTGGACATCGCTTCCGACTCCCTGAGGACAGCAAACAAAGTCGACTCGGATCTTGCGGACTACAGGCTCCGCGCGCAGCCGCTCCTGGTGCGGGCCCACAGCAGCCTGGGCCCCAGCCGGCCCCGGAGCCCCCTGGCCTGCGACGACTGTTCCCTTCGCTCGGCCAaatcctccttcagcctcctggcGCCCATCCGCAGCAAGGACGTCCGCAGCAG GAGTTACCTGGAGGGCAGCCTCTTGGCCAGTGGGGCCCTGCTGGGGGCGGATGAGCTGGCCCGCTACTTCCCAGACCGCAACATGGCACTCTTCGTGGCCACCTGGAACATGCAGGGCCAGAAG GAGCTCCCGCCCAGCCTGAACGAGTTCCTGCTCCCAGCCGAAGCCGACTATGCCCAGGACCTGTACGTCATCGGGGTCCAGGAGGGCTGTTCTGACAG GCGGGAGTGGGAGACTCGTCTGCAGGAGACGCTGGGCCCGCACTACGTGCTGCTGTCCTCGGCTGCCCACGGCGTGCTCTACATGTCGCTCTTCATCCGCAGGGACCTCATCTGGTTCTGCTCAG AGGTGGAGTGCTCCACGGTGACCACACGCATCGTGTCTCAGATCAAGACCAAGGGGGCCTTGGGCATCGGCTTCACCTTTTTTGGCACCTCTTTCCTCTTCATCACATCCCACTTCACTT CAGGCGACGGGAAGGTGGCGGAGCGGCTGCTGGACTACGCCAGGACCGTGCaagccctggccctgcccagaAATGTGCCTGACACCAACCCCTATCGCTCCAGCGCAG CGGATGTCACCACCCGCTTCGATGAGGTGTTCTGGTTTGGAGACTTCAACTTCCGCCTGAGTGGCGGGCGCACAGTCGTGGACGCCCTCCTGTGCCAGGGCCTGGTGGTGGACGTGCCGGCGCTGCTGCAGCACGACCAGCTCATCCGGGAGATGAGGAAAG GGTCCATCTTCAAGGGCTTCCAGGAGCCGGACATCCACTTCCTCCCGTCATACAAGTTTGACATCGGGAAGGACACGTACGACAGCACCTCCAAGCAGAGGACGCCCTCGTACACG GACCGCGTCTTGTACAGAAGCCGCCACAAGGGTGACATCTGTCCTGTGAGCTACTCTTCCTGCCCCGGGATCAAGACGTCCGACCACCGCCCTGT cattccattggCAGCTGGCAAATTTGATAGAGAACTGTACTTACTAGGAATTAAAAGACGGATTTCAAAGGAGATTCAGAGGCAGCAAGCACTACAGAGTCAGAACTCCAGCACCATCTGTTCCGTTTCTTAA
- the INPP5E gene encoding phosphatidylinositol polyphosphate 5-phosphatase type IV isoform X4, which translates to MPSKAESLRPSEPAPQPPEGRTLQGQLPGAPLAQRAGSPPDATGSESPALACSTSATPSGEDPPARAAPITPRPPARPRLERALSLDDKGWRRRRFRGSQEDLEARNGTSPSRGSVQSEGPGAPAHSCSPPCLSTSLQEIPKSRGVLGSERESPSSGGNALSGVASSSPNLTHRDAAVAGSSPRLPSLLPPRPPPALSLDIASDSLRTANKVDSDLADYRLRAQPLLVRAHSSLGPSRPRSPLACDDCSLRSAKSSFSLLAPIRSKDVRSRSYLEGSLLASGALLGADELARYFPDRNMALFVATWNMQGQKELPPSLNEFLLPAEADYAQDLYVIGVQEGCSDRREWETRLQETLGPHYVLLSSAAHGVLYMSLFIRRDLIWFCSEVECSTVTTRIVSQIKTKGALGIGFTFFGTSFLFITSHFTCDGKVAERLLDYARTVQALALPRNVPDTNPYRSSAADVTTRFDEVFWFGDFNFRLSGGRTVVDALLCQGLVVDVPALLQHDQLIREMRKGSIFKGFQEPDIHFLPSYKFDIGKDTYDSTSKQRTPSYTDRVLYRSRHKGDICPVSYSSCPGIKTSDHRPVIPLAAGKFDRELYLLGIKRRISKEIQRQQALQSQNSSTICSVS; encoded by the exons ATGCCGTCCAAGGCGGAGAGCCTGCGGCCCTCGGAGCCGGCCCCGCAGCCGCCGGAAGGGAGGACGCTCCAAGGACAGCTTCCCGGCGCTCCGCTGGCCCAGCGCGCGGGGTCCCCACCCGATGCTACGGGCTCCGAGAGCCCCGCGCTTGCCTGCAGTACTTCGGCCACGCCCAGCGGCGAGGACCCGCCAGCCCGAGCAGCGCCCATCACCCCGCGGCCCCCCGCCAGGCCTCGGCTGGAGCGAGCCCTGTCCCTGGACGAcaagggctggaggaggaggcgTTTTCGAGGCAGCCAGGAGGACCTGGAAGCCCGGAATGGGACCAGTCCCTCCAGGGGCTCAGTGCAGAGCGAGGGCCCCGGGGCCCCCGCCCACAGCTGCTCCCCGCCCTGCCTGAGCACCTCCTTGCAGGAAATCCCGAAGTCCCGCGGGGTCCTGGGCAGTGAGAGAGAGAGCCCGTCCTCGGGGGGTAACGCTCTCTCTGGGGTGGCCAGCAGCTCCCCGAACCTCACGCACAGAGACGCCGCCGTGGCGGGGAGCTCGCCCAGGCTGCCCAGCCTGCTGCCCCCGCGCCCACCGCCTGCCCTGAGCCTGGACATCGCTTCCGACTCCCTGAGGACAGCAAACAAAGTCGACTCGGATCTTGCGGACTACAGGCTCCGCGCGCAGCCGCTCCTGGTGCGGGCCCACAGCAGCCTGGGCCCCAGCCGGCCCCGGAGCCCCCTGGCCTGCGACGACTGTTCCCTTCGCTCGGCCAaatcctccttcagcctcctggcGCCCATCCGCAGCAAGGACGTCCGCAGCAG GAGTTACCTGGAGGGCAGCCTCTTGGCCAGTGGGGCCCTGCTGGGGGCGGATGAGCTGGCCCGCTACTTCCCAGACCGCAACATGGCACTCTTCGTGGCCACCTGGAACATGCAGGGCCAGAAG GAGCTCCCGCCCAGCCTGAACGAGTTCCTGCTCCCAGCCGAAGCCGACTATGCCCAGGACCTGTACGTCATCGGGGTCCAGGAGGGCTGTTCTGACAG GCGGGAGTGGGAGACTCGTCTGCAGGAGACGCTGGGCCCGCACTACGTGCTGCTGTCCTCGGCTGCCCACGGCGTGCTCTACATGTCGCTCTTCATCCGCAGGGACCTCATCTGGTTCTGCTCAG AGGTGGAGTGCTCCACGGTGACCACACGCATCGTGTCTCAGATCAAGACCAAGGGGGCCTTGGGCATCGGCTTCACCTTTTTTGGCACCTCTTTCCTCTTCATCACATCCCACTTCACTT GCGACGGGAAGGTGGCGGAGCGGCTGCTGGACTACGCCAGGACCGTGCaagccctggccctgcccagaAATGTGCCTGACACCAACCCCTATCGCTCCAGCGCAG CGGATGTCACCACCCGCTTCGATGAGGTGTTCTGGTTTGGAGACTTCAACTTCCGCCTGAGTGGCGGGCGCACAGTCGTGGACGCCCTCCTGTGCCAGGGCCTGGTGGTGGACGTGCCGGCGCTGCTGCAGCACGACCAGCTCATCCGGGAGATGAGGAAAG GGTCCATCTTCAAGGGCTTCCAGGAGCCGGACATCCACTTCCTCCCGTCATACAAGTTTGACATCGGGAAGGACACGTACGACAGCACCTCCAAGCAGAGGACGCCCTCGTACACG GACCGCGTCTTGTACAGAAGCCGCCACAAGGGTGACATCTGTCCTGTGAGCTACTCTTCCTGCCCCGGGATCAAGACGTCCGACCACCGCCCTGT cattccattggCAGCTGGCAAATTTGATAGAGAACTGTACTTACTAGGAATTAAAAGACGGATTTCAAAGGAGATTCAGAGGCAGCAAGCACTACAGAGTCAGAACTCCAGCACCATCTGTTCCGTTTCTTAA
- the INPP5E gene encoding phosphatidylinositol polyphosphate 5-phosphatase type IV isoform X1 — translation MPSKAESLRPSEPAPQPPEGRTLQGQLPGAPLAQRAGSPPDATGSESPALACSTSATPSGEDPPARAAPITPRPPARPRLERALSLDDKGWRRRRFRGSQEDLEARNGTSPSRGSVQSEGPGAPAHSCSPPCLSTSLQEIPKSRGVLGSERESPSSGGNALSGVASSSPNLTHRDAAVAGSSPRLPSLLPPRPPPALSLDIASDSLRTANKVDSDLADYRLRAQPLLVRAHSSLGPSRPRSPLACDDCSLRSAKSSFSLLAPIRSKDVRSRSYLEGSLLASGALLGADELARYFPDRNMALFVATWNMQGQKELPPSLNEFLLPAEADYAQDLYVIGVQEGCSDRREWETRLQETLGPHYVLLSSAAHGVLYMSLFIRRDLIWFCSEVECSTVTTRIVSQIKTKGALGIGFTFFGTSFLFITSHFTSGDGKVAERLLDYARTVQALALPRNVPDTNPYRSSAADVTTRFDEVFWFGDFNFRLSGGRTVVDALLCQGLVVDVPALLQHDQLIREMRKGSIFKGFQEPDIHFLPSYKFDIGKDTYDSTSKQRTPSYTDRVLYRSRHKGDICPVSYSSCPGIKTSDHRPVYGLFRVKVRPGRDNIPLAAGKFDRELYLLGIKRRISKEIQRQQALQSQNSSTICSVS, via the exons ATGCCGTCCAAGGCGGAGAGCCTGCGGCCCTCGGAGCCGGCCCCGCAGCCGCCGGAAGGGAGGACGCTCCAAGGACAGCTTCCCGGCGCTCCGCTGGCCCAGCGCGCGGGGTCCCCACCCGATGCTACGGGCTCCGAGAGCCCCGCGCTTGCCTGCAGTACTTCGGCCACGCCCAGCGGCGAGGACCCGCCAGCCCGAGCAGCGCCCATCACCCCGCGGCCCCCCGCCAGGCCTCGGCTGGAGCGAGCCCTGTCCCTGGACGAcaagggctggaggaggaggcgTTTTCGAGGCAGCCAGGAGGACCTGGAAGCCCGGAATGGGACCAGTCCCTCCAGGGGCTCAGTGCAGAGCGAGGGCCCCGGGGCCCCCGCCCACAGCTGCTCCCCGCCCTGCCTGAGCACCTCCTTGCAGGAAATCCCGAAGTCCCGCGGGGTCCTGGGCAGTGAGAGAGAGAGCCCGTCCTCGGGGGGTAACGCTCTCTCTGGGGTGGCCAGCAGCTCCCCGAACCTCACGCACAGAGACGCCGCCGTGGCGGGGAGCTCGCCCAGGCTGCCCAGCCTGCTGCCCCCGCGCCCACCGCCTGCCCTGAGCCTGGACATCGCTTCCGACTCCCTGAGGACAGCAAACAAAGTCGACTCGGATCTTGCGGACTACAGGCTCCGCGCGCAGCCGCTCCTGGTGCGGGCCCACAGCAGCCTGGGCCCCAGCCGGCCCCGGAGCCCCCTGGCCTGCGACGACTGTTCCCTTCGCTCGGCCAaatcctccttcagcctcctggcGCCCATCCGCAGCAAGGACGTCCGCAGCAG GAGTTACCTGGAGGGCAGCCTCTTGGCCAGTGGGGCCCTGCTGGGGGCGGATGAGCTGGCCCGCTACTTCCCAGACCGCAACATGGCACTCTTCGTGGCCACCTGGAACATGCAGGGCCAGAAG GAGCTCCCGCCCAGCCTGAACGAGTTCCTGCTCCCAGCCGAAGCCGACTATGCCCAGGACCTGTACGTCATCGGGGTCCAGGAGGGCTGTTCTGACAG GCGGGAGTGGGAGACTCGTCTGCAGGAGACGCTGGGCCCGCACTACGTGCTGCTGTCCTCGGCTGCCCACGGCGTGCTCTACATGTCGCTCTTCATCCGCAGGGACCTCATCTGGTTCTGCTCAG AGGTGGAGTGCTCCACGGTGACCACACGCATCGTGTCTCAGATCAAGACCAAGGGGGCCTTGGGCATCGGCTTCACCTTTTTTGGCACCTCTTTCCTCTTCATCACATCCCACTTCACTT CAGGCGACGGGAAGGTGGCGGAGCGGCTGCTGGACTACGCCAGGACCGTGCaagccctggccctgcccagaAATGTGCCTGACACCAACCCCTATCGCTCCAGCGCAG CGGATGTCACCACCCGCTTCGATGAGGTGTTCTGGTTTGGAGACTTCAACTTCCGCCTGAGTGGCGGGCGCACAGTCGTGGACGCCCTCCTGTGCCAGGGCCTGGTGGTGGACGTGCCGGCGCTGCTGCAGCACGACCAGCTCATCCGGGAGATGAGGAAAG GGTCCATCTTCAAGGGCTTCCAGGAGCCGGACATCCACTTCCTCCCGTCATACAAGTTTGACATCGGGAAGGACACGTACGACAGCACCTCCAAGCAGAGGACGCCCTCGTACACG GACCGCGTCTTGTACAGAAGCCGCCACAAGGGTGACATCTGTCCTGTGAGCTACTCTTCCTGCCCCGGGATCAAGACGTCCGACCACCGCCCTGTGTATGGTCTCTTCCGGGTGAAAGTGAGGCCGGGCCGAGACAA cattccattggCAGCTGGCAAATTTGATAGAGAACTGTACTTACTAGGAATTAAAAGACGGATTTCAAAGGAGATTCAGAGGCAGCAAGCACTACAGAGTCAGAACTCCAGCACCATCTGTTCCGTTTCTTAA
- the INPP5E gene encoding phosphatidylinositol polyphosphate 5-phosphatase type IV isoform X6 codes for MPSKAESLRPSEPAPQPPEGRTLQGQLPGAPLAQRAGSPPDATGSESPALACSTSATPSGEDPPARAAPITPRPPARPRLERALSLDDKGWRRRRFRGSQEDLEARNGTSPSRGSVQSEGPGAPAHSCSPPCLSTSLQEIPKSRGVLGSERESPSSGGNALSGVASSSPNLTHRDAAVAGSSPRLPSLLPPRPPPALSLDIASDSLRTANKVDSDLADYRLRAQPLLVRAHSSLGPSRPRSPLACDDCSLRSAKSSFSLLAPIRSKDVRSRSYLEGSLLASGALLGADELARYFPDRNMALFVATWNMQGQKELPPSLNEFLLPAEADYAQDLYVIGVQEGCSDRREWETRLQETLGPHYVLLSSAAHGVLYMSLFIRRDLIWFCSAGDGKVAERLLDYARTVQALALPRNVPDTNPYRSSAADVTTRFDEVFWFGDFNFRLSGGRTVVDALLCQGLVVDVPALLQHDQLIREMRKGSIFKGFQEPDIHFLPSYKFDIGKDTYDSTSKQRTPSYTDRVLYRSRHKGDICPVSYSSCPGIKTSDHRPVYGLFRVKVRPGRDNIPLAAGKFDRELYLLGIKRRISKEIQRQQALQSQNSSTICSVS; via the exons ATGCCGTCCAAGGCGGAGAGCCTGCGGCCCTCGGAGCCGGCCCCGCAGCCGCCGGAAGGGAGGACGCTCCAAGGACAGCTTCCCGGCGCTCCGCTGGCCCAGCGCGCGGGGTCCCCACCCGATGCTACGGGCTCCGAGAGCCCCGCGCTTGCCTGCAGTACTTCGGCCACGCCCAGCGGCGAGGACCCGCCAGCCCGAGCAGCGCCCATCACCCCGCGGCCCCCCGCCAGGCCTCGGCTGGAGCGAGCCCTGTCCCTGGACGAcaagggctggaggaggaggcgTTTTCGAGGCAGCCAGGAGGACCTGGAAGCCCGGAATGGGACCAGTCCCTCCAGGGGCTCAGTGCAGAGCGAGGGCCCCGGGGCCCCCGCCCACAGCTGCTCCCCGCCCTGCCTGAGCACCTCCTTGCAGGAAATCCCGAAGTCCCGCGGGGTCCTGGGCAGTGAGAGAGAGAGCCCGTCCTCGGGGGGTAACGCTCTCTCTGGGGTGGCCAGCAGCTCCCCGAACCTCACGCACAGAGACGCCGCCGTGGCGGGGAGCTCGCCCAGGCTGCCCAGCCTGCTGCCCCCGCGCCCACCGCCTGCCCTGAGCCTGGACATCGCTTCCGACTCCCTGAGGACAGCAAACAAAGTCGACTCGGATCTTGCGGACTACAGGCTCCGCGCGCAGCCGCTCCTGGTGCGGGCCCACAGCAGCCTGGGCCCCAGCCGGCCCCGGAGCCCCCTGGCCTGCGACGACTGTTCCCTTCGCTCGGCCAaatcctccttcagcctcctggcGCCCATCCGCAGCAAGGACGTCCGCAGCAG GAGTTACCTGGAGGGCAGCCTCTTGGCCAGTGGGGCCCTGCTGGGGGCGGATGAGCTGGCCCGCTACTTCCCAGACCGCAACATGGCACTCTTCGTGGCCACCTGGAACATGCAGGGCCAGAAG GAGCTCCCGCCCAGCCTGAACGAGTTCCTGCTCCCAGCCGAAGCCGACTATGCCCAGGACCTGTACGTCATCGGGGTCCAGGAGGGCTGTTCTGACAG GCGGGAGTGGGAGACTCGTCTGCAGGAGACGCTGGGCCCGCACTACGTGCTGCTGTCCTCGGCTGCCCACGGCGTGCTCTACATGTCGCTCTTCATCCGCAGGGACCTCATCTGGTTCTGCTCAG CAGGCGACGGGAAGGTGGCGGAGCGGCTGCTGGACTACGCCAGGACCGTGCaagccctggccctgcccagaAATGTGCCTGACACCAACCCCTATCGCTCCAGCGCAG CGGATGTCACCACCCGCTTCGATGAGGTGTTCTGGTTTGGAGACTTCAACTTCCGCCTGAGTGGCGGGCGCACAGTCGTGGACGCCCTCCTGTGCCAGGGCCTGGTGGTGGACGTGCCGGCGCTGCTGCAGCACGACCAGCTCATCCGGGAGATGAGGAAAG GGTCCATCTTCAAGGGCTTCCAGGAGCCGGACATCCACTTCCTCCCGTCATACAAGTTTGACATCGGGAAGGACACGTACGACAGCACCTCCAAGCAGAGGACGCCCTCGTACACG GACCGCGTCTTGTACAGAAGCCGCCACAAGGGTGACATCTGTCCTGTGAGCTACTCTTCCTGCCCCGGGATCAAGACGTCCGACCACCGCCCTGTGTATGGTCTCTTCCGGGTGAAAGTGAGGCCGGGCCGAGACAA cattccattggCAGCTGGCAAATTTGATAGAGAACTGTACTTACTAGGAATTAAAAGACGGATTTCAAAGGAGATTCAGAGGCAGCAAGCACTACAGAGTCAGAACTCCAGCACCATCTGTTCCGTTTCTTAA
- the INPP5E gene encoding phosphatidylinositol polyphosphate 5-phosphatase type IV isoform X2, whose protein sequence is MPSKAESLRPSEPAPQPPEGRTLQGQLPGAPLAQRAGSPPDATGSESPALACSTSATPSGEDPPARAAPITPRPPARPRLERALSLDDKGWRRRRFRGSQEDLEARNGTSPSRGSVQSEGPGAPAHSCSPPCLSTSLQEIPKSRGVLGSERESPSSGGNALSGVASSSPNLTHRDAAVAGSSPRLPSLLPPRPPPALSLDIASDSLRTANKVDSDLADYRLRAQPLLVRAHSSLGPSRPRSPLACDDCSLRSAKSSFSLLAPIRSKDVRSRSYLEGSLLASGALLGADELARYFPDRNMALFVATWNMQGQKELPPSLNEFLLPAEADYAQDLYVIGVQEGCSDRREWETRLQETLGPHYVLLSSAAHGVLYMSLFIRRDLIWFCSEVECSTVTTRIVSQIKTKGALGIGFTFFGTSFLFITSHFTCDGKVAERLLDYARTVQALALPRNVPDTNPYRSSAADVTTRFDEVFWFGDFNFRLSGGRTVVDALLCQGLVVDVPALLQHDQLIREMRKGSIFKGFQEPDIHFLPSYKFDIGKDTYDSTSKQRTPSYTDRVLYRSRHKGDICPVSYSSCPGIKTSDHRPVYGLFRVKVRPGRDNIPLAAGKFDRELYLLGIKRRISKEIQRQQALQSQNSSTICSVS, encoded by the exons ATGCCGTCCAAGGCGGAGAGCCTGCGGCCCTCGGAGCCGGCCCCGCAGCCGCCGGAAGGGAGGACGCTCCAAGGACAGCTTCCCGGCGCTCCGCTGGCCCAGCGCGCGGGGTCCCCACCCGATGCTACGGGCTCCGAGAGCCCCGCGCTTGCCTGCAGTACTTCGGCCACGCCCAGCGGCGAGGACCCGCCAGCCCGAGCAGCGCCCATCACCCCGCGGCCCCCCGCCAGGCCTCGGCTGGAGCGAGCCCTGTCCCTGGACGAcaagggctggaggaggaggcgTTTTCGAGGCAGCCAGGAGGACCTGGAAGCCCGGAATGGGACCAGTCCCTCCAGGGGCTCAGTGCAGAGCGAGGGCCCCGGGGCCCCCGCCCACAGCTGCTCCCCGCCCTGCCTGAGCACCTCCTTGCAGGAAATCCCGAAGTCCCGCGGGGTCCTGGGCAGTGAGAGAGAGAGCCCGTCCTCGGGGGGTAACGCTCTCTCTGGGGTGGCCAGCAGCTCCCCGAACCTCACGCACAGAGACGCCGCCGTGGCGGGGAGCTCGCCCAGGCTGCCCAGCCTGCTGCCCCCGCGCCCACCGCCTGCCCTGAGCCTGGACATCGCTTCCGACTCCCTGAGGACAGCAAACAAAGTCGACTCGGATCTTGCGGACTACAGGCTCCGCGCGCAGCCGCTCCTGGTGCGGGCCCACAGCAGCCTGGGCCCCAGCCGGCCCCGGAGCCCCCTGGCCTGCGACGACTGTTCCCTTCGCTCGGCCAaatcctccttcagcctcctggcGCCCATCCGCAGCAAGGACGTCCGCAGCAG GAGTTACCTGGAGGGCAGCCTCTTGGCCAGTGGGGCCCTGCTGGGGGCGGATGAGCTGGCCCGCTACTTCCCAGACCGCAACATGGCACTCTTCGTGGCCACCTGGAACATGCAGGGCCAGAAG GAGCTCCCGCCCAGCCTGAACGAGTTCCTGCTCCCAGCCGAAGCCGACTATGCCCAGGACCTGTACGTCATCGGGGTCCAGGAGGGCTGTTCTGACAG GCGGGAGTGGGAGACTCGTCTGCAGGAGACGCTGGGCCCGCACTACGTGCTGCTGTCCTCGGCTGCCCACGGCGTGCTCTACATGTCGCTCTTCATCCGCAGGGACCTCATCTGGTTCTGCTCAG AGGTGGAGTGCTCCACGGTGACCACACGCATCGTGTCTCAGATCAAGACCAAGGGGGCCTTGGGCATCGGCTTCACCTTTTTTGGCACCTCTTTCCTCTTCATCACATCCCACTTCACTT GCGACGGGAAGGTGGCGGAGCGGCTGCTGGACTACGCCAGGACCGTGCaagccctggccctgcccagaAATGTGCCTGACACCAACCCCTATCGCTCCAGCGCAG CGGATGTCACCACCCGCTTCGATGAGGTGTTCTGGTTTGGAGACTTCAACTTCCGCCTGAGTGGCGGGCGCACAGTCGTGGACGCCCTCCTGTGCCAGGGCCTGGTGGTGGACGTGCCGGCGCTGCTGCAGCACGACCAGCTCATCCGGGAGATGAGGAAAG GGTCCATCTTCAAGGGCTTCCAGGAGCCGGACATCCACTTCCTCCCGTCATACAAGTTTGACATCGGGAAGGACACGTACGACAGCACCTCCAAGCAGAGGACGCCCTCGTACACG GACCGCGTCTTGTACAGAAGCCGCCACAAGGGTGACATCTGTCCTGTGAGCTACTCTTCCTGCCCCGGGATCAAGACGTCCGACCACCGCCCTGTGTATGGTCTCTTCCGGGTGAAAGTGAGGCCGGGCCGAGACAA cattccattggCAGCTGGCAAATTTGATAGAGAACTGTACTTACTAGGAATTAAAAGACGGATTTCAAAGGAGATTCAGAGGCAGCAAGCACTACAGAGTCAGAACTCCAGCACCATCTGTTCCGTTTCTTAA